The Aythya fuligula isolate bAytFul2 chromosome 2, bAytFul2.pri, whole genome shotgun sequence genome contains a region encoding:
- the LOC116486809 gene encoding tumor necrosis factor receptor superfamily member 16-like yields MYNYMYTYPYTHCTYTYTYPYTHHNYPYTYPYTHHTYTYPYLHHTSFSPQVPARSQQCPSGTYTEDGECCASCPPGFGVAVPCGRTNTQCEPCAENQTFSAVSSALEPCRPCTPCAPSQPLAQPCTATHDTLCASRCARGHYRPPAGNGTGPGRPCQPCRLCHEGYGAVRPCAPTQDAECRPCPQGFYSEERSAEAPCLPCQPACGPGEVMIRACSRLSNTLCMEKDLQILKRAEGDPQKEPRQRQPAPGASAAPTASAASSEFMLPPPEDTGKDIIPVYCSILAAVVVGLLAYVAFKCWHTCRQKQQLAKARAGELGTVPEGEKLHSDSGVFLDTHSLQEPHQHGKAPRPEGRPYGALPPQRQEEVEKLLETGGPGGDWRSLAARLGYGDEAIGTFARGQAPARTLLAAWAATEGATLEALCLALAAVGRQDVAERLAGPGDASSVV; encoded by the exons ATGTACAACTACATGTACACCTACCCCTACACACACTGTACATACACCTACACCTACCCCTACACACACCATAACTACCCCTACACCTACCCCTACACACACCATACATACACCTACCCCTACCTACACCATAC atccttCTCCCCGCAGGTGCCGGCGcgcagccagcagtgccccagcGGGACCTACACGGAGGACGGGGAGTGCTGCGCCTCCTGCCCCCCCGGATTCGGGGTGGCCGTGCCCTGCGGCCGCACCAACACCCAGTGCGAGCCCTGCGCCGAGA ACCAAACCTTCTCGGCGGTGAGCAGCGCGCTGGAGCCCTGCCGGCCCTGCACCCCCTGCGCCCCGTCGCAGCCCCTCGCCCAGCCCTGCACGGCCACCCACGACACCCTCTGCGCCTCCCGCTGCGCCCGCGGGCATTACCGACCACCCGCCGGCAACGGGACGGGCCCGGGGAGGCCGTGCCAACCCTGCCGGCTGTGCCACGAGGGCTACGGCGCCGTCCGCCCCTGCGCCCCCACGCAGGACGCCGAGTGCCGGCCGTGTCCCCAAGGTTTCTACTCGGAGGAGCGCAGCGCCGAGgcgccctgcctgccctgccagcccgCCTGCGGGCCCGGCGAGGTGATGATCCGCGCCTGCAGCCGCCTCTCCAACACCCTCTGCATGG agaaggacctgcaGATCCTGAAGCGGGCGGAGGGGGACCCCCAAAAGGAACCCCGGCAGCGGCAGCCGGCCCCAGGGGCCAGCGCGGCCCCCACCGCCTCGGCCGCCTCCTCCGAATTCATGCTGCCCCCCCCCGAGGACACGGGCAAGGACATCATCCCCGTCTACTGCTCCATCCTGGCCGCCGTGGTGGTGGGGCTCCTCGCCTACGTGGCCTTCAAGTG CTGGCACACgtgcaggcagaagcagcagctggccaAGGCGCGCGCCGGGGAGCTGGGGACGGTGCCCGAGGGCGAGAAGCTGCACAGCGACAGCGGCGTCTTCCTGGACAcccacagcctgcaggagcCCCACCAGCACGGCAAAG cACCCCGTCCCGAGGGGCGTCCCTACGGCGCGCTGCCCCCGCAGcggcaggaggaggtggagaagcTGCTGGAAACCGGGGGTCCCGGGGGCGACTGGCGCAGCCTGGCCGCCCGCTTGGGCTACGGGGACGAAGCCATCGGCACCTTCGCCCGGGGCCAGGCGCCCGCCCGCACCCTGCTCGCCGCCTGGGCGGCCACCGAAGGGGCCACCTTGGAAGCCCTCTGCCTGGCCCTGGCCGCCGTGGGCCGCCAGGACGTGGCCGAGCGCCTGGCGGGGCCGGGGGACGCCAGCTCCGTGGTGTGA
- the LOC116486379 gene encoding D-threo-3-hydroxyaspartate dehydratase-like: protein MWLGARLAALPTPALAIDRAVARRNAERMQERCRALGLRLRPHVKTHKTLEGGALATGGTRRGIAVSTLAEARFFADGGFDDILLAYPLPTGRLEECAQLAQRLEAFQVLLDSPGALQCLRQRPLAGGKRWLVWLKLDCGNGRAGVRPTDPGALPLARAIAEEAPEEVTLVGVYAHCGNTYGCSGVPAIQDIARATTAAVLDFVAALRQAGVPCPQASIGSTPSCSHPVPEMSELTEVHPGNYIFYDLQQTLLGSCQPQDVAIRVLTRVIGHYPHRNQLLLDCGWTALSLHGWAQSPAGCATVEGHPQLRLVGLTQEHGLLEPVGGQVDFGRFPVGTVLALVPFHACATAAMHPVYYVHEEGEVVALWHPVRGW from the exons ATGTGGCTGGGCGCCCGCCTGGCCGCGCTGCCCACCCCGGCGCTCGCCATCGACCGTGCCGTGGCGCGCCGCAACGCCGAGCGCATGCAGGAGCGCTGCCGAGCCCTCGGCCTCCGCCTGCGTCCCCACGTCAAGACCCACAAGACGCT GGAGGGCGGCGCGCTGGCCACGGGCGGCACGCGGCGCGGCATCGCCGTCTCCACGCTGGCCGAGGCGCGTTTTTTCGCCGACGGGGGCTTCGATGACATCCTGCTGGCGTACCCGCTGCCAACGGGGCGCCTGGAGGAGTGCGCCCAGCTGGCCCAGCGCCTCGAAGCCTTCCAGGTGCTTTTGGACAGCCCCGGGGCCCTGCAGTGCCTGCGGCAGCGCCCGCTGGCCGGCGGCAAGCGCTGGCTCGTCTGGCTCAAGCTCGATTGCGGCAACGGCAGAG CCGGCGTGCGCCCCACGGACCCCGGTGCCCTCCCTCTGGCCCGGGCCATCGCGGAGGAGGCTCCGGAGGAGGTGACGTTGGTTGGGGTCTACGCTCACTGCGGGAACACCTACGGCTGCAGCGGCGTGCCCGCCATCCAGGACATCGCCAGGGCCACCACCGCCGCCGTCCTCGACTTTGTGGCCGC GCTGCGCCAGGCCGGCGTGCCGTGCCCCCAAGCCAGCATCGGCTCCACTCCATCCTGCAGCCACCCGGTGCCCGAGATGTCCGAGCTCACCGAGGTGCACCCGGGCAACTACATCTTCTACG ACCTCCAGCAGACgctgctgggctcctgccagccccaggacGTGGCCATCCGCGTCCTCACCCGGGTGATCGGACACTACCCGCACCGcaaccagctgctgctggactgCGGCTGGACGGCGCTCAGCCTGCACGGGTGGGCGCAGTCCCCCGCCGGCTGTGCCACCGTCGAGGGACACCCCCAGCTCCG GCTGGTGGGGCTGACGCAGGAGCACGGGTTGCTGGAGCCCGTCGGCGGGCAGGTGGATTTCGGGAGGTTCCCGGTGGGCACCGTGCTGGCCCTCGTCCCTTTCCAC GCCTGCGCCACGGCTGCCATGCACCCGGTGTACTACGTGCACGAGGAGGGCGAGGTGGTGGCCCTATGGCACCCGGTCCGCGGCTGGTAG